A window of Deltaproteobacteria bacterium genomic DNA:
GCGCCCATGTGCGCGTCGATGTGGGTGACGTCGATGCCGGCGTCGAGCGCGCGGTGGATCTGCGCGCGCAGCTCCCGGTCGACCTCCTCTACCAGCGCGTGCTCGACGGTCTCGCGCACGGTGCGCCACATTCCGCCGTCGGGCGCGACCAGGCTCGGCACGTCGCTGCGGACCGGCCCCCAGCGATGGCCGTCGTATTCACAGTTCAGTGTCAGGTGGACGCCGAGGTCGAGCTCGGGCCGCTCGCGCGCGATCTGCGCCATTTCGCCGAACGCCGGGCACGGCACCATGATGCTGCCGCAGGTCGCCGCGCCCTCCAGCGCGCGCACGCCGCCCAGGTTCGCGGCGCTCGACATGCCCAGGTCGTCCACGTGCACGACCACCACGCGTTCGTCCGGGGCGTAGCCGAGCTCTGCGAGTAGCGACACGCGAGATCTCCTCCGGCCGGTCAGCATAGCGGCCGACGGAGATGAGACCATCGCTCGAATGGATCCGCAGCGCTCGATATCGGTCGACCCGGCCGAGGCCGGAAGTCGCCTCGACGCCGTCGTGGCGCGGAGGCTGGGGCTCTCGCGCGGCTGGGTTCGAAAGCTGCTCGCGTCCGAGCGCATCCTGCTCGGCGGCCGACCCGCCGCGAAGGGAGCGATCCTGCGCGCGGGCGATCGCATCGACGTGCTGCCGTTCGCCGGCCCCGAAACCGGGCCGATCGCGAATCCGGGGATGGCCGTGCGGGTGCTGCGCGAGGCCTCTGGCCTGATCGCGATCGACAAGCCCGCAGGCTGGCCGGTGCACCCGCTCGAGCCGGACGAGACCGAGACCGCGCTGAACGCGCTGGTCGCGCTGCACCCGGAGCTGGTCGGCGTGGGCGAAGGCGGCCTGCGCTCAGGCGTGGTCCACCGGCTGGATCCGGGCACATCGGGCGTGCTCGTCTTCGCGATCGACGAGCGAGCCTGGCGCGCGGCACGCTCGGCCTTCGCCGAGAAGCGCGTCGCGAAGCGCTACGTCGCCCGGGTGCACGGGGCGTTCGCCGGCGAGCGCGAGATCGAGCTGCGGCTCGAGAGCCGCGGCGCGCACGTGCGCGTGGTCGAGAGCGGCGGGCGGCTCGCGTCGTCGCACGTCCGCGCGCTCGAGACGGGGCCGGAGACGAGCCTGGTCGAGATCGCGATGCGCACCGGCGTCCGCCACCAGATCCGCGCGAGCCTGGCCGAGGTCGGCCATCCGGTCGTCGGCGATCGGCTCTACGGATCGTCGCTCGTGCTGGACCGGTACTGGCTGCACGCGGCCTCGATCGCCTGGGACGACTTCGCGGCGGAGGCGGGGCTTCCAGCGGAGCTCAAGACCCTCGAGGGGCGATGATCACTTTTCCGTAGCTGCCCCGGGAGCCGAGCGCCTCGAGGGCCTTGGGCACTTCGTCGAGCGAGTAACGGCCGAAGATGATCGGCTTGACCAGGCCGGTCTCGTACAGCTTCGCGAGCCCCGCGAAGACCTCCGCAATCCGCGCCGGCTGGTGGATCGCGTACGCCCCCCAGTGCAGGCCGACGACGGCGATGTTCTTGAGCAGGATGCGGTTGGCCTTCACCTCGGGGATCTTGCCGCTGGCGAAGCCGATCACGAGCAGGCGCCCGTTCCAGGCGATGCACTTCAGCGACCCCTCGAAGATCTCGCCGCCGACCGGGTCGTAGATCACGTCGGCGCCCTTGCCGCCCGTGGCCTGCTTCACCGCCTCGACCCAGTCGCCGCTCGAGTAGTCGATCGCGAGATCCGCGCCCGCTCGCCTTGCGACCTCGAGCTTGTCCGCGCCGCCCGCCGTCGCGATCACGCGCGCGCCGAGCGCCTTGCCGATCTGCACCGCCGCGACGCCGACCCCACCGGCGGCCGCGTGCACGAGCAGGGTCTCGCCCGCGCGCAGGTTCGCGCGATCGACCAGCCCGGCGTAGGAGGTCGGATAGACGACGGGAAACGCCGCGGCCTCGGGGAAACTCATCGCGTCGGGCATCGCGTGCAGCGACGCGGCGGGGAGCGCGACTCGCTCGGCGAAGGCGCCGAGAGCCAGACCGGCGAAGACCCGATCCCCGATCGAGACGCCGCGCACGTCCGCGCCGAGCTCTCGCACGACCCCGGCCACCTCCGCTCCCGGCGTGAACGGAAAGGCCGGCTTCATCTGGTACTTGCCCTGCACGAGCAGGATGTCGAAGAAGTTGCAGCCGGCGGCCTCGACCTCGATCACGACCTCGCCCCTGCGCGGCGACGGATCGGGAACCTCGCGCACCACGAGGTCCTTGGGCTCCATCCAGCGATCGACGACGACGGCTCGCATCGGCTCCTCCGGGGAATTCGCGCGGCTGCGCTTAAACGAGAACGCCGGCCGGGTCGAACCGGCCGGCGCGTTGGATCGGGTCCGAGACCGCGATCAGACGTCCTGCGGGCGCAGCGTCTTGCGACCGTTCGCTCCGGCGCGGGCTTCGGCCTGCGCGATCACCGACCGCACGTGAGCCTCGAGAGCGCCGTAGAACTCGCTTCCGACGTTGCACTTCTTCGCCGCGGCCTTCACGCGCGACTTCGAGATGATCATCGAGTCGCCGCCCTTCTTCGCGGCCGCCGCCTTCTTCTTCGCTGCCATTTCGAGCTCCTCGTCTTCGCGACCGCCGATCGTGCGCGAGCGCAATTTCGTGTCTGGGCCGATCATTCGGCACAGGGCGCAAATAGCACGCGGCCCTTCGAATGCAAGGGTAACCGTCTACTGCAGCGTGTAGACGAAGTTGCCTTCGGATCCCAGGCTCGCGATCACGAGCATGGCGAAGAACAGGAACACGACGATCAGGGGAAGCAGCCAGAACTTCTTGCGCGTCTTCAGGAACCCCCAGACGCCCGACTCCGTGCTCGGCATTTCCGATCTCCCGACGAGCCGCGGATCGTAGCTCCGCAGCGTCAGATGTGAAGATCCTCCTTCACGAACGCATCGGGCCCGGCGAGGAAGCGCTCGCCGGCGAGAGGCGCGAGATCGAGAGCGCCAAAGCGTCCGTCGCAGATCAGCTCGGCGATGCCGCGCCCGACGGCCCAGGACTGCATCACGCCGCGTCCGGTGAAGCTGTGCGCCTCGAATGCGTTCGCGAAGCCGGGCACCTGGCCGAGCACGCCGCTGCAGTCGGGCGTCACGGAGTAGAGCCCGGACCAGCCGCGCACGTGGCGGCAGCGTTCGAACGCGGAGGCGCGGTGGGCGAGCCTCGGCCAGAGCTCGGCTTCGAAGAACGCCTCGCCGTCGTAGCGGAACTCGTAGCCGGAGGGCTCGGCCGGGCTCGAGAAGCCCGCCAGCGTGTAGGGCCCCTCGGGATGGAAGTAGAGTCCGGACGCGTCGACGATCATTCCCGCGCCGTGAAGGTCGGCGCCTGGCGGCAGATCGCGCGCGCGCACGTCGACCATGGCGATCTGGCGCCGCACCGGCACCGCCCAGTCACGGACGCCGAGCCTGGCCGAGAGCAGCGGGCTCCACGCACCCAGCGCGTTCACGAAGATCTCCGGCCGAAGCGACGGGTGATCCAGGCTCGCCTCCGGCTCGACACGGTGCTGTGTCAGGATCCTGCGCAGCAGCCCGCTCTCGTCGGCCGGAGCGCCCTTCTGGACCTCGACCACGTGCACGCGCTCGACTCGGCGCCGGCCCGGCTCGGCCTCACCGACCTCGACGCCCTCGACGTAGTGCCGGTTCAGGAAGCGGGCGCCACCGGCGCACGCGCGCTCGCGGTAGAGTCGCCGGACCGCGTTCGGGTTGACCAGGCCGTCGCGGGGCGAGAAGGTCGCGCCGGCGATCTGGTCGAGGTTCCGGTCGAGGAGCGGAAAGCGCCGCGCGATCTCGGCCGGATCGAGCAGGTCCACGCGCACGCCGAGCCTCTCCTGGAAGGCTCTTCGCTCGCGGGCGCGTGCGAACTTTGCGGCGTCGTCGTACAGCCACAGGTAGCCGCGCTGGCGCAGCGAGACTTCGTCCGCGTGCGCCTCGAAGAACGCGATCGTGTCGCGACAGGAGGCGACGTTGGGCTCGCACCACCAGGTCGCACGCACGCCCCCGGCGTTCAGCTCCGAGGATGCGTACATTCCGGCCAGGTCGAGATCGACCACGCAGACGTCGTTCACGCCGCGCTCGACGAGCGCGCAGGCGATCGCCGATCCGATGATTCCGCCGCCCGCGATCAGTACGCCGACCCGTTCCACTGCCTGCCTCCGCAGAGACGTTCGCGTCGTTCCAGACGGATCGGCATCCAGCGTAGGGGCTACAATGCCGGCGCGAAAGATGAAGTCACTGGACGTGCCGATCGAGCCTGGCAGAGGCGAGCCACCGGCGCGTCCGCCGCGGCGCGTCTTCGTGGAGCGGCACGAGATCCCGCGGCTGGTGGTCGGCACCGCGCGTGGCGAGGCGGTCGCCTGCCGGCGCGTGCTCGGCGCGCGGCGCGGCGGGCGGATCGGATTCCTGCTCGCGCTCGCGGGCCTGGCCGTGGCAGCGCCCGATCCGAGAGCGGCGGCACTGGCGGCGCTGGTCCACGTCTCGCTGGCCCTGGGCGTCGGGATCGCCGCGCGCCGTCGGGGCGGTCAGCGCAGACGCGAGGTGCAGCGACTCGCGCTGTGGACGGTCCTGACACCGCTCGGCGTCGCGGGGCTAGCGCGGATCGCGGGATTCGGGTCGCTTCGGCTCTGCATCGCCGCCGCGATCGTCGGTCAGCTGCTGCTCCTGCGCGCGCTCCGCGCGACGCGTGCGGCCTAGCCGACTACTTCGGCGCAGGAGCGGCGGGCGGAGTCTCGAGGTCCTGGGGGAGCACGCCTGCGGGAACTCCCTGCGGCGCAAGCGACGGGTCCGGGTGCCACTCCCCGTCGAGCGGGTAGTTGTAGCCGTTGGTGTTGAGGACGATCGACTTGTTGTCGACCGGTGTCCGAACCACGGCCGGCCCCGCGGCCGGGCGTCGGATCACGACCGGCGCCGGGCACTGGCTCTGCGCGGCTCCCCCGGTGGAGCCCGGATCCGCGTTTCCGACCAGAGCGACGCCGCCGGTCGAGAAGACCAGCGCGAGAACGACGAGCGCGGGACCCATCCATCGCATTCCGTCGGGATCGGCTCGGCGCAGGAGCGACTTGAGCGCCACGGCGCGTGCGCGTAGCTTGCGCGCGCGATGCGCGCCGGAGACAGCCCGCTCGAGCGCCTGGAGCGCGAGATCCCCGCCTGCTCGGAATGCCCGCGCCTGGCCGGGTTCCTGGCCGTTCTGCGCACGCGTCATCCCGACTACTGGAATCGGCCCGTTCCCGGCTTCGGCGACCGCGGCGCATGGCTCGCGATCGTCGGCCTCGCGCCCGGGCTTCACGGCGCGAATCGCTCGGGCAGGCCGTTCTTCATGGACGCCTCGGGCGAGTGGCTCTACGGCGAGCTTTCGCGCCGCGGGCTCTGGGACGGCGAGCGGCTCGAAGGTGTGTACATCCTGAACGCGGTGAAGTGCGTGCCGCCGGGAAACCGGCCGAGCTCGGCGGAGCAGGAGCGCTGCCGCCCCTGGCTCGAGCGGGAGCTCGCCGCGCTTTCGGGGCTTCGCGTGGTGCTCGCGCTCGGCCGGATCGCGCACGTTGCCGTGCTGCGCGCGTTCCGCGAGCGGCCGCTCGCGCGCCATCCCTTCGCCCACGGCGCAGTCGCGCAGCTCTCGGACCGACCGACGCTCGTCTCGAGCTACCACCCGTCGCGGCAGAACACGAACACGGGCGTGCTCACGGCGGCGATGTGGCGGGCGGCGTTCGACCGCGCGGTCCGATTCGCCAGACCGCGAAGAACGTCCACAGGATCACCGGCAGGAGCCCCGCCGCCGCCGTCCGGTGCAGCCCCTCGACGAGCTCGAGCGAGACGGGAAAAGGACGGGTGAGCGCGAGCCCTGCGGCCGCGAGCACCTCGTGCTCCCAGCGCTCGACGTCGCTCATCAGCATCGCGACGCCGAGCAGGAAGACGAGCCCCCCACCAGCCAGCAGGGCCACGAGCCGCTCGCGCGCGCGAAGCCTCGGCGTCGCGAGCACGAGCGCAAGGAACATGACGAAGACGAAAGCGTGCTTGTGGTACGGGCGCTCGATCCGCTTCGAGACCGCGCCCACGCGCAGGTCGTAGACGTAGGCGTAGGATTCGTCGCGTGGCTCGAGGGAGAGCGCTCGCGACTGCATTGCTCCGCCGCGCAGGGCCGCCGCCGCGA
This region includes:
- a CDS encoding ChbG/HpnK family deacetylase is translated as MRSPARRIAPFAAGRPPSRMRSDASSFRTQPRESPSLRATTASRRLPASAGSTDIERCGSIRAMVSSPSAAMLTGRRRSRVSLLAELGYAPDERVVVVHVDDLGMSSAANLGGVRALEGAATCGSIMVPCPAFGEMAQIARERPELDLGVHLTLNCEYDGHRWGPVRSDVPSLVAPDGGMWRTVRETVEHALVEEVDRELRAQIHRALDAGIDVTHIDAHMGAVFDLKFVDVYFRLAHEFRLPAFIPRLARREARVLNLGGRLAEFERRIAAAEAAGFPVFDHFEADSLSFTPGTGLAHNTARIDRLGPGLAYLITHCAEGGPELESITRDWRQRDEERRIYSDGSMARELELRDIRTSGMRPLRENLSSKLG
- a CDS encoding RluA family pseudouridine synthase, giving the protein MDPQRSISVDPAEAGSRLDAVVARRLGLSRGWVRKLLASERILLGGRPAAKGAILRAGDRIDVLPFAGPETGPIANPGMAVRVLREASGLIAIDKPAGWPVHPLEPDETETALNALVALHPELVGVGEGGLRSGVVHRLDPGTSGVLVFAIDERAWRAARSAFAEKRVAKRYVARVHGAFAGEREIELRLESRGAHVRVVESGGRLASSHVRALETGPETSLVEIAMRTGVRHQIRASLAEVGHPVVGDRLYGSSLVLDRYWLHAASIAWDDFAAEAGLPAELKTLEGR
- a CDS encoding NADPH:quinone oxidoreductase family protein, producing the protein MRAVVVDRWMEPKDLVVREVPDPSPRRGEVVIEVEAAGCNFFDILLVQGKYQMKPAFPFTPGAEVAGVVRELGADVRGVSIGDRVFAGLALGAFAERVALPAASLHAMPDAMSFPEAAAFPVVYPTSYAGLVDRANLRAGETLLVHAAAGGVGVAAVQIGKALGARVIATAGGADKLEVARRAGADLAIDYSSGDWVEAVKQATGGKGADVIYDPVGGEIFEGSLKCIAWNGRLLVIGFASGKIPEVKANRILLKNIAVVGLHWGAYAIHQPARIAEVFAGLAKLYETGLVKPIIFGRYSLDEVPKALEALGSRGSYGKVIIAPRGS
- a CDS encoding DUF1931 domain-containing protein; protein product: MIISKSRVKAAAKKCNVGSEFYGALEAHVRSVIAQAEARAGANGRKTLRPQDV
- a CDS encoding FAD-binding oxidoreductase, whose amino-acid sequence is MPTPRASETWTSAASAAALGSGAATARPASASRNPIRPPRRAPSTRRQATASPRAVPTTSRGISCRSTKTRRGGRAGGSPLPGSIGTSSDFIFRAGIVAPTLDADPSGTTRTSLRRQAVERVGVLIAGGGIIGSAIACALVERGVNDVCVVDLDLAGMYASSELNAGGVRATWWCEPNVASCRDTIAFFEAHADEVSLRQRGYLWLYDDAAKFARARERRAFQERLGVRVDLLDPAEIARRFPLLDRNLDQIAGATFSPRDGLVNPNAVRRLYRERACAGGARFLNRHYVEGVEVGEAEPGRRRVERVHVVEVQKGAPADESGLLRRILTQHRVEPEASLDHPSLRPEIFVNALGAWSPLLSARLGVRDWAVPVRRQIAMVDVRARDLPPGADLHGAGMIVDASGLYFHPEGPYTLAGFSSPAEPSGYEFRYDGEAFFEAELWPRLAHRASAFERCRHVRGWSGLYSVTPDCSGVLGQVPGFANAFEAHSFTGRGVMQSWAVGRGIAELICDGRFGALDLAPLAGERFLAGPDAFVKEDLHI
- a CDS encoding uracil-DNA glycosylase translates to MRAGDSPLERLEREIPACSECPRLAGFLAVLRTRHPDYWNRPVPGFGDRGAWLAIVGLAPGLHGANRSGRPFFMDASGEWLYGELSRRGLWDGERLEGVYILNAVKCVPPGNRPSSAEQERCRPWLERELAALSGLRVVLALGRIAHVAVLRAFRERPLARHPFAHGAVAQLSDRPTLVSSYHPSRQNTNTGVLTAAMWRAAFDRAVRFARPRRTSTGSPAGAPPPPSGAAPRRARARREKDG